In one Pseudomonas sp. Bout1 genomic region, the following are encoded:
- a CDS encoding 2-hydroxy-3-oxopropionate reductase, which yields MAKIGFIGTGIMGQPMAANLQKAGHQLFLSEHHGKAPAELINAGAVALANPQQVAQEAEFIIVMVPDTPQVDDVLFRADGVAAGLGPNKVVIDMSSISPTATKAFAAKINETGARYLDAPVSGGEVGAKAGTLSIMIGGDPHTFERALALFQAMGKNITLVGGNGDGQTAKVANQIIVALNIQAVAEALLFASKNGADPAKVREALMGGFASSKILEVHGERMIKGTFDPGFRINLHQKDLNLALAGAKELGINLPNTAGTQQVFSTCTAIGGGNWDHSALIKGLEHMANFSIRDK from the coding sequence ATGGCTAAAATCGGATTTATCGGCACCGGCATCATGGGCCAACCCATGGCCGCCAACCTGCAAAAGGCTGGTCACCAACTGTTCCTGTCCGAGCACCACGGCAAGGCCCCGGCCGAGCTGATCAACGCGGGCGCGGTGGCCCTGGCCAACCCGCAGCAAGTGGCCCAGGAAGCCGAGTTCATCATCGTCATGGTGCCCGACACCCCGCAGGTCGACGATGTGCTGTTCCGCGCCGACGGCGTTGCCGCAGGCCTGGGGCCGAACAAAGTGGTGATCGACATGAGCTCGATCTCGCCGACCGCCACCAAGGCGTTCGCCGCGAAGATCAACGAGACCGGCGCGCGCTACCTCGACGCTCCGGTGTCGGGCGGCGAAGTAGGTGCCAAGGCCGGCACCCTGAGCATCATGATCGGCGGCGACCCGCACACCTTCGAACGCGCCCTGGCGCTGTTCCAGGCCATGGGCAAGAACATCACCCTGGTGGGCGGCAATGGCGATGGCCAGACCGCCAAGGTGGCCAACCAGATCATCGTTGCGCTGAACATCCAGGCGGTGGCCGAAGCGCTGCTGTTCGCCTCGAAAAACGGCGCAGACCCGGCCAAGGTGCGTGAAGCGCTGATGGGTGGTTTTGCCTCCTCGAAAATCCTCGAAGTGCATGGCGAGCGGATGATCAAAGGCACCTTCGACCCGGGCTTTCGCATCAACCTGCACCAGAAGGATTTGAACCTGGCGTTGGCGGGTGCCAAGGAGCTGGGGATCAACCTGCCGAACACCGCTGGCACCCAACAGGTGTTCAGCACCTGCACCGCCATCGGCGGCGGCAACTGGGACCACTCGGCGCTGATCAAGGGCCTGGAACATATGGCGAATTTTTCGATTCGCGATAAATAA